TATATATAGTGCCTCACGGGCCTTTCACTGGGATCCATTTATTCTCGCCACAATAATTCTGAGGATATGCATACCAACTGTATTTTGTAAGTAAACAGCAGAGTCAACCTGTTTTTCTGGATTTTGAGGAAAAAAGCACCAAGTATATAGCAAACTCAGGGAATATAGTTTTACAAGAGCTCCTATTAGTATAAGCAAGGATAAGACGGCTCAATGTTCCAGCTGTAGTATAATCTATATTTACTCATCcacaaattttttgttaaaagtagttgaaaaaaatttttcggGCAGAATTTTTTGAGCAAAGTGGGGTATCCCAACAGATGGAAAGGGTAATAATAATCTCTCTCGGTCTTGTTGGCTTTCAGCCTCCAAATTCCTCTTGGTAATTCAATAGCTCTTAATGTGcatatttgtatttttttttcgtttaatttcttccaacTTAATGCTTCCCTTAAACTTTAGATGCACACCGATTAATTGTATCTTTTACCACGCAAAGTATAAATCTTCGCTGATTCCTTGCGCTATTTTCTTGCAAAATACAGGCTCTCGTACCCACCAAATGGATTGTCGAGAatttagatttttcaagtgGCTAAGATTGGCACATTTTGTTCAGTAACAAGGTGATAGATTATTCTGTCACGCTAAAACTTTACGACGCTGTAGGCTAAGTTTTAGATTGAGAccataaatatataaatttcgGGAATCTTTGTTCTCTGAAAGAAGCGCGCAAATTGCAATCGATGTTCTTGTCGCATCTAACTATGCATAGGTAAATGTAATTGTCCTtatgaattgaataaagCTTTATTGCTCGTAAAGAGGCTTCATTCatcattattgttatttcaagatattacTAAATTACTTTTCATGAATAATCTTTGCGTTTGACACTGTTTTCTTAATGGAACTATGAAATGCTGAAGCAAATTTACAGACAGATAAAATTGTTATCAGTATTGTAATAGACGCATTTTAAGATACCATTGGGATCAAAAATGGATAGCTTGTTGGATTCTACCGTAAAAATTTTCCCATTAGTCTGTACTAGCGATGTGGAGGTACATGAGAagtttgataaatttttgtaTAATTAAAGCAGTAATGTTTCAGTTCTATAATGCTAACAAAGCGATTGTAAACTACAACTTACCAGCTGATACTGTCCCAGTTATGTGAGTCAGTTTTCAGTTCtcttaaatattttgtgtTTATCGTTTTGTCTGCataaaacaatttttctcCATCAGCGACAGTCTGACCTCACAAATGGTATGTAAGCGACTTAGtgataaaataataataataaaggGTTCTAGTATCATTAACTACAAAATGCGTACTGTAGCaagataaattaaatattaaATGGGCAATTCACATGATTCTAAAAACAGCCGCCACAGAAAAGTcttaaatttaaatttatgaTTCCTCagataatatatttataaagTCGAGGAAGATTAATCCTAAATATATTAACATGATTAACTATGGATTGGAGTGACATTTCAtctattcaaaagatttgcCCAATTTGCTTTCCTTCCCGCCACTCCCTTGTTGAGAactaatttattatttgtcAGATGGTTGTCCCCACATTTGATAACTGTTCCATTGTTTCGATATGCCAAACAAGAATCCTATATATCTTCTACTAAAACGTTTCTATATCtaattcaagaagaaaatgcaTACAACGTCAACAATCTTGCATTGCATTAAACTCGATTCCTACTAAACTCAACCCAGCGAGAATCAACACTTGAATTAGTATAGAACCAATGGTTAAGTATCGCGATTAATAACAGATATTTAATCTTCAAGATTATCAtacattatatatataaagtgatttttcttgtttttttaaGATGGGTTCAACTTTCATATGAATACGAtgcttttttcttttgtctcggcaaaaaatatttcaaattaaattGCAAAAGATTTAAgacaagaaagagagataTAATTTACTTATTGTCGATACGCTGATAACGAAAACAGCTATATCCCAAGATGTCCTCCAAACGTATTGCTAAAGAACTTAATGATATGAGCAAGTATGTATATATGATATCGATGAGAGCGTCgtttttttcattttaagATCAGCAAAgatatattattaataatcTGTTCTTACATGATGAACATCAAAAACTTATGCTTACCAAGAATACAGTCAAGTTACTAactttcaatattcttctttttccattttcaCAGAGAACCACCTTCTTCTGTCTCTGCTGGTCCAGTTGGTGATGATCTTTATCACTGGCAAGCTTCTATTATGGGTCCACCAGATTCTCCATACGCAGGCGGTGTATTTTTCCTATCTATTCATTTCCCAACCGACTACCCATTCAAGCCACCAAAGATCTCTTTCACTACTAAAATTTACCATCCAAATATCAATGCTAATGGTAACATCTGTTTGGATATTCTAAAAGATCAATGGTCTCCAGCTTTAACTTTATCCAAGGTTTTATTATCTATCTGTTCGTTGTTAACAGATGCTAACCCAGATGATCCTTTAGTCCCAGAAATTGCCCACATTTACAAGACAGATAGACCAAAATATGAAGCAACTGCTAGAGAATGGACCAAAAAATACGCTGTATAAGTCACATCTTTCTCACCTCCATTTTTTTGCAAATCCTTCATACAACTATATATGTAATATATATCATAGAAACATCTAATTTAGAACTTCATGATGATAGTAATAGGTAAAAACAGAATATTGTATTCACTTCATTAAATAATCTTTTTGTTGGACTGAGTGTTTATGAGAAGTTAAaactggaaaaaaaatctccGCGACGGGGAATTGAACCCCGATCTGGCACGCGACAAGCGCCCATTCTCACCATTAAACTATCGCggattttgaagaagaaagagagcaCTCACGCTGGGGGTCGAACCCAGAATCTTCTGATTAGAAGTCAGACGCGTTGCCATTACGCCACGCGAGCTCAATTtctgatattttttgaatatccGCATGCTGTAGTTCTGCACGAGCACAACTTAATCTACACCCAATAGTTTAAGTTGAAACATTAGAGGAGATTGTTATATGTTTTCAAGTATCGCGAAAAAGTCCATTACAATGATCTATCTCAGCGGCGGCAATTCAACAATTTTGGAACAAACTACttgctggaaatggcaatatactgacatttcaatgttttgaaagttagaatgacaaatttagaatgttagagaagatatgaacaataattatggtgtgataaacacgatCATTTGTTTATAcgaaataattatggtgtgataaacacgaatagatattatcatgcaataattatggtacGATAATTATGACAACGTATTGACTCATAAATCTAGAACATGATAATTGgcataaatcaaaatgtgttggaaaaggtataaatactcaggtgaacactgaagtttgatcaaagtttgtatcactttatattattttatattatgattatattttatatataaccagtgcattatttggtaaaaacactgattaataagaattattttaattatttgactgACATCCACAGcatgaacaatattaacgaaaataatataaagacatcatcctctgatcttccttcaCGTCACTACTAAGTAAGTGACCTGATATAGGAACCGAGTGAACTTGGCCATCGAATGATTGACTGAATTCGTGAGAACTAGTGAGGTAGTAGCAGCGATAATCAACTAGCGTGCAGATATGTTTTCATATCTGAAATTAAaagcttctttttttgaagaacGATAGATTCTAAAAAGTTTGGAGTTTCAAGTGCGGAGTGTAATACCAACTTTACAATTTCGCAGTTGTTTTATTCACCACTCCTCTGATCTTACACATCACTACAATAGTCGGCAAATAACTGAATTGGAGAAGAGAGGAGAGGCTATTGGTCATTATGATATgcttttttgatttatcgAAAGAGTAtgtatttttattatatttataacTTCCATTGATCCCTAAATAATAGTGGACTCTACTAAAATATCCAGCCTCCTTTTAAGAGTATATGTGTTACGTAGTAGTTGCTCCACGAAATGTTCCCGACAGTGAACTACCTACAATTGAGATATTACTGACATGATTATACTCACTCTACAAAGGACTGATCGCTCTATAGTACGGAAGACATATTGATGCTGAAAGCTCGAAGCTGCTCTTTAGTTCAATAACGTGAACAATCTGGCATACTTTCAAAAGCGTTGTAGCAGCCTTTTGTTTGGAGAATATCGACCGCTATATTTTGTCCCTCCCAAGGTTTTAAAGTTACTTATGCATGCAAAACAGCAGGAAGGCCAGTTTATGAGTCGTTTTTTCTCACAATTCATCGTGTTCAATATCGATAACACTATCATGATTTAAGGTTTCCTGCATATCAGCTGAAACATCTTTCTCAGTTTCACGTTCTTGGGATTCCTTTGTCTCCATTGGCAAAACATTATCCTCTTGGGCAATCTCTGAAACATTCGGTCTATATTCTTCTGATGCAGGGTTATAGGCTGAAGGTTCAATATGGTCattctttaaaaaattaccATTTTCTTGGAAATCCTCTGAAGTTTCTTCTGGACCCCCTTGCTGATTGCTCTCATCAtgttcttccttttctacTATTTTTTGCAAAGCCTCACGGCCTATATAATCATCGCTTGAAATAGGTTGCACGccttcttcaatattttttccGCCATGCTGGCTATCCAGTTGCACTgcttcattatcattttcaaagagCTCCCCTGTTCTTAAGTCTGAATTTATGCTATTTGTTTCATGATTTGCGATCGCTTCAACATTAGTAACCTCGTCAAGAGTATCGGTGTCCATAATTGGCTCCGGGACGGCACTAATTACTGTGTCATCGGAAGACTGCATCTCTACTTTTGTGTGTACAGACTTCTCAATGGTAGGAGCCTCCAGGACATAATCATCAAATTGTTTGTCCGGTTCAATATCCTCGTTCTCCCTAGCCTGGCTTTCAATGATGTTCTGTTCATGTATTCCTCCAGGcacttcatcattttcttttatcagCGTCGCATTTTCCTCTTGGTCCTTCACAACGTCTTGTTCCAAACCTTCATTAGATTTCATACGTTCATCGGCTTGAATTCCAGAATCCTTTACCCCACTGTCGATGATCTGGGAGGATTTCTCCTGTACTGCTTCCAATTGCTCCAAGGGTTCTCCACTAGAATCGCTAGAACGTTCTTGTTCAATTTgaacttcttcaattaGTTTTCCAACGTCCTCCTCTTCTATAAGAGAATCTGCTATATCCACTATTTCTGTTTCTTCTCTAGAATTTTCAACTGATTCTTCTGGATGACTCCTAGCCTTGAAAACTTGTTGATTCACTTCATTTTGTGATCTTGCATTTGTCTCCATTGGCTCTATAAGTTCATCTGAGCCTTCCTCATCTTGACTGGGTACATTTTCGTCTTTCTTCTCTGCAACTTCCACCTGTTCATGAAGCTCACCttgttcttcatttttcttgtgaTCTTGTTGAATATTTCTACTTTCTTCCAtgacattttcattctgTTTTTTAGGTCTCTCGCCACCCTCTGTGAATTCTTCTTGTCTGCCATGTTCATTctgtttttcttcttcttcataatTTTGCTGAACGAGTTCACTTTCTTCGTTACTATTTTCATCCTGTTCTTTAGATTCGTTGCCATTTCCTGTGAGTTCTTCCTCTATTTTACCTAGCTGTTTATCATCCATAAAGAAATCTACCATAACTTTCCCGTTTAATAGGTCATCAGTATCAAACTGAGTGGCCAAAAAAGCTTCAATCTCATATTCTTCACCTTGTTGTATATCAAATGCCTTCAttatatcttcaaattgagcagaatcaaaaatcttttttaGCAATTCATTTGCTTCATCTTGAGTAAGgccatcttcaaaaaataaatcattaataacaataacatTTCTAGCCTCACCTTTAGAGGCTAATATTTCAACCTCTAGCTCAGGTGAAATATGTACAGCAACTTTTTCTATTGCatcgattttttttgattttttatcagaatcaatctttcttctccccactaaattttcaaaattgttatttttatgaTAGTACTCGAAATTGCTGTCCAAAGGGGATGTCAAATTATTTCTGATGACAAGTTCACCTTGCCTTGAGTCAGCTATTGCAAAACGGAGCTTTTGAACTCGATTGCCTTCTAGATCAAAAATATCCGATATCCATGCGTACTGATCGCCAGATTGCATAGGTGATCCATCTGGTGCCTTCAGAAGGCCTTGAGCTATAAGTTTATTGATGgcatttccaaaattttcgtAAACATGCCTGCTAACTTTCccattatcttcattatttatatcATCAGAATACATTAAAGCCcacatttcattttcacgGGCTGGTTCCAACAAATAGACACCATGGCCCAAAAATTTAGGACTATAAGCAGTAATCATATCAATGACATCTTTAGTGTTTACCTTATCTTCTGCAGCATCCTTTAAACACATTATCGTTGAAGCAGTTTTactatcttcattttttgataatagttcaaaattacaaagTTCTGGCACTGCTATTTGTGCTTCATAATGACAAATCTTAGTTTCTCTGACCCATTGAATTGACGGTACTGTGTTTATCGGTCCACATACATATTGAACTTCAATTACCCTGGGATATCCTGTGACATCACACTCATCTCCAAATCGAATTACCTCACTTATGTAATAACCGACGTCATCATACAATAATTGGAATTCACGCTCTTTTTTTGACGTACTCGACCTCCCAAGTGTATATAATAGTGTTTCAAGACTTTCAATCTTGTCAATATCACCATGGAATTGTATGAAATCCCCGCCAGAACAGTACCTATAAATCCAAAAGCCACTGTTGTAGACTAGACATTTATCATCTAATACATCTGAAAGTACTTCAACACCTTCCTTCAAAGTATCTCTAAGGGCCTGTTGTAACTTTTCAGAATTCTTAGGTAATTCCTCTTCGTCAGTTAAACTAGACTGCTTTGGTATTAGGCATTCATCATTATTCccaaaagaaaacaaattttg
This is a stretch of genomic DNA from Kazachstania africana CBS 2517 chromosome 8, complete genome. It encodes these proteins:
- the KAFR0H01230 gene encoding uncharacterized protein (similar to Saccharomyces cerevisiae UBC4 (YBR082C) and UBC5 (YDR059C); ancestral locus Anc_3.308), which encodes MGPPDSPYAGGVFFLSIHFPTDYPFKPPKISFTTKIYHPNINANGNICLDILKDQWSPALTLSKVLLSICSLLTDANPDDPLVPEIAHIYKTDRPKYEATAREWTKKYAV
- the YOS9 gene encoding Yos9p (similar to Saccharomyces cerevisiae YOS9 (YDR057W); ancestral locus Anc_3.306), with protein sequence MQVKHTFLTSLLLSLRLVRGILVPIEDPNAGDKYKIDYVDGNEWKNLKSNGTFMSTQNLFSFGNNDECLIPKQSSLTDEEELPKNSEKLQQALRDTLKEGVEVLSDVLDDKCLVYNSGFWIYRYCSGGDFIQFHGDIDKIESLETLLYTLGRSSTSKKEREFQLLYDDVGYYISEVIRFGDECDVTGYPRVIEVQYVCGPINTVPSIQWVRETKICHYEAQIAVPELCNFELLSKNEDSKTASTIMCLKDAAEDKVNTKDVIDMITAYSPKFLGHGVYLLEPARENEMWALMYSDDINNEDNGKVSRHVYENFGNAINKLIAQGLLKAPDGSPMQSGDQYAWISDIFDLEGNRVQKLRFAIADSRQGELVIRNNLTSPLDSNFEYYHKNNNFENLVGRRKIDSDKKSKKIDAIEKVAVHISPELEVEILASKGEARNVIVINDLFFEDGLTQDEANELLKKIFDSAQFEDIMKAFDIQQGEEYEIEAFLATQFDTDDLLNGKVMVDFFMDDKQLGKIEEELTGNGNESKEQDENSNEESELVQQNYEEEEKQNEHGRQEEFTEGGERPKKQNENVMEESRNIQQDHKKNEEQGELHEQVEVAEKKDENVPSQDEEGSDELIEPMETNARSQNEVNQQVFKARSHPEESVENSREETEIVDIADSLIEEEDVGKLIEEVQIEQERSSDSSGEPLEQLEAVQEKSSQIIDSGVKDSGIQADERMKSNEGLEQDVVKDQEENATLIKENDEVPGGIHEQNIIESQARENEDIEPDKQFDDYVLEAPTIEKSVHTKVEMQSSDDTVISAVPEPIMDTDTLDEVTNVEAIANHETNSINSDLRTGELFENDNEAVQLDSQHGGKNIEEGVQPISSDDYIGREALQKIVEKEEHDESNQQGGPEETSEDFQENGNFLKNDHIEPSAYNPASEEYRPNVSEIAQEDNVLPMETKESQERETEKDVSADMQETLNHDSVIDIEHDEL